A single window of Luteipulveratus halotolerans DNA harbors:
- the rpsS gene encoding 30S ribosomal protein S19, giving the protein MPRSLKKGPFIDDHLAKKVDAQNEAGTKNVIKTWSRRSMISPDMLGHTLAVHDGRKHVPVFVTESMVGHKLGEFAPTRTFKGHEKDDKKGRRR; this is encoded by the coding sequence ATGCCTCGTAGCCTGAAGAAGGGTCCGTTCATCGACGACCACCTCGCCAAGAAGGTGGACGCCCAGAACGAAGCCGGCACCAAGAACGTCATCAAGACGTGGTCGCGCCGGTCCATGATCAGCCCGGACATGCTCGGCCACACCCTGGCCGTGCACGACGGCCGCAAGCATGTGCCGGTCTTCGTGACCGAGTCCATGGTCGGCCACAAGCTCGGTGAGTTCGCCCCCACTCGGACCTTCAAGGGTCACGAGAAGGACGACAAGAAGGGTCGCCGCCGCTGA
- the rplV gene encoding 50S ribosomal protein L22, with amino-acid sequence MEAKAQARFVRVTPQKARRVVDLIRGKQASEAVAVLQFAPQGASEPIRKVLESAIANARYAADQASQPFDERELVVSAAYVDEGPTMKRFRPRAQGRASRILKRTSHITVHVAPSTKGGQN; translated from the coding sequence ATGGAAGCCAAGGCGCAGGCGCGGTTCGTCCGCGTGACGCCGCAGAAGGCCCGCCGCGTCGTGGACCTGATCCGTGGCAAGCAGGCCTCGGAGGCCGTCGCCGTGCTGCAGTTCGCGCCGCAGGGTGCGAGCGAGCCGATCCGCAAGGTGCTCGAGAGCGCCATTGCCAACGCGCGTTACGCAGCCGACCAGGCGTCGCAGCCTTTCGACGAGCGTGAGCTCGTCGTGAGCGCCGCCTATGTCGACGAGGGTCCGACGATGAAGCGGTTCCGCCCCCGGGCGCAGGGCCGTGCGAGCCGAATCCTCAAGCGTACGAGCCACATCACCGTGCACGTGGCACCGAGCACCAAGGGAGGCCAGAACTAA
- the rpsC gene encoding 30S ribosomal protein S3 has product MGQKVNPNGFRLGITTEHKSRWFADSNKQGQRYRDYVKEDVAIRRLMSTGMERAGISRVEIERTRDRVRVDIHTARPGIVIGRRGAEADRLRGALEKLTGKQVQLNILEVKNPEADAQLVAQGIAEQLAARVSFRRAMRKGMQSATRAGVKGIRVQVSGRLGGAEMSRTEFYREGRVPLHTLRANIDYGFYEAKTTFGRIGVKVWIYKGDLTAKELAREQAAAPSRPARGRRDDRRGGGGARGGRRDAAPQNETPATEAPAAEAAAPATEQGAES; this is encoded by the coding sequence ATGGGTCAGAAGGTCAACCCGAACGGCTTCCGCCTCGGTATCACCACCGAGCACAAGAGCCGTTGGTTCGCTGACAGCAACAAGCAGGGTCAGCGCTACCGCGACTACGTCAAGGAAGACGTGGCGATCCGCCGCCTCATGTCCACGGGCATGGAGCGCGCCGGCATCAGCCGTGTCGAGATCGAGCGCACCCGTGACCGGGTCCGCGTCGACATCCACACCGCCCGTCCGGGCATCGTCATCGGTCGCCGCGGCGCCGAGGCCGACCGCCTGCGTGGTGCGCTCGAGAAGCTCACCGGCAAGCAGGTTCAGCTGAACATCCTCGAGGTCAAGAACCCCGAGGCCGACGCTCAGCTGGTCGCCCAGGGCATCGCCGAGCAGCTCGCTGCTCGTGTGTCCTTCCGTCGTGCGATGCGCAAGGGCATGCAGTCCGCCACGCGCGCCGGCGTCAAGGGCATCCGCGTGCAGGTCTCGGGCCGCCTCGGTGGCGCCGAGATGAGCCGCACCGAGTTCTACCGCGAGGGTCGTGTGCCGCTGCACACCCTGCGCGCCAACATCGACTACGGCTTCTACGAGGCCAAGACGACGTTCGGCCGCATCGGTGTGAAGGTCTGGATCTACAAGGGCGACCTGACCGCCAAGGAGCTCGCCCGCGAGCAGGCCGCTGCGCCGTCCCGTCCGGCCCGCGGTCGTCGTGACGACCGTCGCGGTGGTGGCGGCGCCCGTGGTGGCCGCCGTGACGCTGCGCCGCAGAACGAGACTCCGGCCACCGAGGCGCCCGCGGCCGAGGCCGCTGCCCCGGCGACCGAGCAGGGAGCTGAGTCCTGA
- the rplP gene encoding 50S ribosomal protein L16 translates to MLIPRRVKHRKQHHPKRGGAAKGGTTIAFGDYGLQALEPAYVTNRQIESARIAMTRYMKRGGKVWINIYPDRPLTKKPAETRMGSGKGSPEWWVANVKPGRVMFELSGVSEDVAREAMRLAMHKLPMKCRFVAREGGDF, encoded by the coding sequence ATGTTGATTCCCCGTCGTGTGAAGCACCGCAAGCAGCACCACCCCAAGCGGGGCGGCGCTGCCAAGGGCGGCACCACGATCGCGTTCGGTGACTACGGTCTGCAGGCCCTCGAGCCCGCGTACGTCACCAACCGTCAGATCGAGTCCGCTCGTATCGCGATGACCCGCTACATGAAGCGTGGCGGAAAGGTCTGGATCAACATCTACCCGGACCGTCCGCTCACCAAGAAGCCGGCCGAGACCCGCATGGGTTCCGGTAAGGGTTCCCCCGAGTGGTGGGTCGCCAACGTCAAGCCGGGTCGGGTCATGTTCGAGCTGTCCGGTGTTTCCGAGGATGTTGCTCGCGAGGCCATGCGCCTGGCGATGCACAAGCTGCCGATGAAGTGCCGCTTCGTCGCGCGTGAGGGTGGTGACTTCTGA
- the rpmC gene encoding 50S ribosomal protein L29, producing the protein MAIGSKDLMPEQLRGLDDSALAEKLTQSKQELFNLRFQSATGQLENNSRLRAVRKDIARIYTEMRERELSIGRAPQTDEKAV; encoded by the coding sequence ATGGCTATCGGTTCCAAGGACCTGATGCCGGAGCAGCTGCGCGGCCTGGACGACTCCGCTCTCGCCGAGAAGCTGACCCAGTCCAAGCAGGAGCTGTTCAACCTGCGGTTCCAGTCGGCCACCGGCCAGCTGGAGAACAACTCGCGTCTGCGTGCGGTCCGCAAGGACATCGCGCGGATCTACACCGAGATGCGTGAGCGCGAGCTGAGCATCGGCCGTGCGCCCCAGACCGACGAGAAGGCGGTCTGA
- the rpsQ gene encoding 30S ribosomal protein S17 gives MTDKQENVVAEQAESVQERNYRKTRQGYVVSDKMDKTVVVEVEDRVKHALYGKVMRRSSKVKAHDEENSAGIGDRVLIMETRPMSATKRWRIVEILERAK, from the coding sequence ATGACTGACAAGCAGGAGAACGTAGTGGCTGAGCAGGCTGAGTCCGTCCAGGAGCGCAACTACCGCAAGACCCGTCAGGGCTACGTGGTGAGCGACAAGATGGACAAGACCGTTGTGGTCGAGGTCGAGGACCGCGTCAAGCACGCGCTCTACGGCAAGGTCATGCGTCGCAGCAGCAAGGTCAAGGCCCACGACGAGGAGAACAGCGCCGGCATCGGCGACCGCGTCCTCATCATGGAGACCCGACCCATGTCGGCCACCAAGCGCTGGCGCATCGTCGAGATCCTCGAGCGCGCCAAGTGA
- the rplN gene encoding 50S ribosomal protein L14, translating to MIQQESRLRVADNTGAKEILCIRVLGGSGRRYAGIGDTIVATVKDAIPGGNVKKGDVVKAVIVRTVKEKRRPDGSYIKFDENAAVILKTDGDPRGTRIFGPVGRELRDKKFMKIISLAPEVL from the coding sequence GTGATCCAGCAGGAGTCGCGACTTCGTGTCGCCGACAACACCGGTGCCAAGGAGATCCTGTGCATCCGCGTGCTCGGCGGCTCGGGCCGTCGCTACGCCGGCATCGGTGACACCATCGTCGCGACCGTCAAGGACGCGATCCCCGGTGGCAACGTCAAGAAGGGCGATGTGGTCAAGGCCGTCATCGTTCGCACCGTCAAGGAGAAGCGTCGTCCCGACGGTTCCTACATCAAGTTCGACGAGAACGCCGCGGTCATTCTCAAGACCGACGGCGACCCCCGTGGAACCCGCATCTTCGGCCCGGTGGGTCGCGAGCTGCGTGACAAGAAGTTCATGAAGATCATCTCGCTCGCGCCGGAGGTGCTCTGA
- the rplX gene encoding 50S ribosomal protein L24, whose translation MAGKPKMKIKKNDLVQVITGRSQDKGGDKGKQGKVIAVYPESQRVLVEGINRVTKHVRAGQPGQSGGGIEVVEAPIHVSNVAVVDPETNKPTRVRTRVETVERDGRAKQVRTRESVRSGKEL comes from the coding sequence ATGGCAGGCAAGCCGAAGATGAAGATCAAGAAGAACGACCTGGTCCAGGTCATCACCGGACGCTCCCAGGACAAGGGCGGCGACAAGGGCAAGCAGGGCAAGGTCATCGCGGTGTACCCGGAGAGCCAGCGTGTGCTGGTCGAGGGCATCAACCGTGTGACCAAGCACGTGCGTGCCGGTCAGCCCGGCCAGTCCGGTGGCGGCATCGAGGTCGTCGAGGCCCCGATCCACGTGAGCAACGTGGCCGTCGTCGACCCCGAGACCAACAAGCCGACCCGGGTTCGTACCCGCGTCGAGACCGTGGAGCGCGACGGCCGGGCCAAGCAGGTCCGTACTCGTGAGTCCGTGCGCTCGGGTAAGGAGCTGTGA
- the rplE gene encoding 50S ribosomal protein L5, whose protein sequence is MTDNTATAQAPRLKQKYHDEIKAALQSEFTFANVMQVPTVTKVVVNMGVGDAARDSKLIDGAIKDLSAITGQKPAVTKARKSIAQFKLREGMPIGAHTTLRGDRMWEFLDRLTSIALPRIRDFRGLSGNQFDGNGNYTFGLTEQSMFHEIDQDKIDRVRGMDITVVTTASNDDEGRALLKHLGFPFKEN, encoded by the coding sequence ATGACCGACAACACCGCGACTGCCCAGGCCCCGCGCCTGAAGCAGAAGTACCACGACGAGATCAAGGCCGCCCTGCAGAGCGAGTTCACCTTCGCCAACGTCATGCAGGTGCCGACCGTGACCAAGGTCGTCGTCAACATGGGTGTGGGTGACGCTGCGCGCGACTCCAAGCTCATCGACGGCGCGATCAAGGACCTCTCGGCGATCACCGGTCAGAAGCCGGCCGTCACCAAGGCCCGCAAGTCGATCGCTCAGTTCAAGCTGCGCGAGGGCATGCCGATCGGTGCGCACACCACGCTGCGCGGCGACCGCATGTGGGAGTTCCTGGACCGCCTGACGTCCATCGCACTGCCCCGTATCCGCGACTTCCGCGGCCTCTCGGGCAACCAGTTCGACGGCAACGGCAACTACACGTTCGGTCTCACGGAGCAGTCGATGTTCCACGAGATCGACCAGGACAAGATCGACCGCGTCCGCGGTATGGACATCACGGTCGTCACCACCGCGAGCAACGACGACGAGGGCCGGGCGCTGCTGAAGCACCTGGGCTTCCCGTTCAAGGAGAACTGA
- a CDS encoding type Z 30S ribosomal protein S14, giving the protein MAKTALVNKANKKPKFGVRAYTRCQRCGRPHSVYRKFGLCRICLREMAHRGELPGVTKSSW; this is encoded by the coding sequence GTGGCCAAGACCGCGCTCGTCAACAAGGCGAACAAGAAGCCGAAGTTCGGTGTGCGTGCCTACACGCGCTGCCAGCGCTGCGGCCGTCCTCACTCGGTCTACCGCAAGTTCGGCCTGTGCCGGATCTGCCTGCGCGAGATGGCGCACCGGGGCGAGCTGCCCGGCGTCACCAAGAGCAGCTGGTAA
- the rpsH gene encoding 30S ribosomal protein S8 encodes MTMTDPIADMLTRVRNANSAHHDETSMPFSKLKSHIAEILEAEGYIAGWRVEDAEVGKTLTIDLKYGPNRERSIAGVRRVSKPGLRVYAKSTNLPKVLGGLGVAILSTSSGLLTDKQAAAKGVGGEVLAYVW; translated from the coding sequence ATGACCATGACTGACCCGATTGCGGACATGCTGACCCGCGTCCGGAACGCCAACTCGGCGCACCACGACGAGACGTCCATGCCGTTCTCGAAGCTGAAGTCCCACATCGCAGAGATCCTCGAGGCCGAGGGCTACATTGCCGGCTGGCGCGTCGAGGACGCCGAGGTGGGCAAGACCCTGACCATCGACCTGAAGTACGGCCCCAACCGTGAGCGCTCCATCGCGGGCGTTCGCCGGGTGTCCAAGCCGGGTCTGCGCGTCTACGCCAAGTCCACCAACCTTCCCAAGGTTCTCGGTGGTCTCGGTGTGGCCATTCTGTCCACGTCGTCCGGCCTCCTGACTGACAAGCAGGCTGCCGCCAAGGGTGTAGGCGGGGAAGTCCTCGCCTACGTCTGGTGA
- the rplF gene encoding 50S ribosomal protein L6, with protein MSRIGRLPVQVPSGVDVTINGNDVAVKGPKGQLAITVAEPITVAKGDDGAVEVSRPNDERESRALHGLTRSLINNMVVGVTEGYTKKLEIHGTGYRVTAKGSDLEFALGYSHPILVKAPEGIQFAVENPTRFSVSGIDKQLVGEVSANIRKLRKPDPYKAKGVRYEGEHIRRKVGKAGK; from the coding sequence ATGTCTCGTATTGGACGTCTTCCGGTCCAGGTGCCCTCGGGCGTCGATGTGACCATCAACGGCAATGACGTTGCCGTCAAGGGCCCCAAGGGCCAGCTGGCGATCACCGTCGCCGAGCCGATCACCGTTGCCAAGGGCGACGACGGCGCGGTCGAGGTGTCCCGCCCCAACGACGAGCGCGAGTCGCGTGCCCTGCACGGCCTGACCCGCAGCCTCATCAACAACATGGTCGTCGGTGTCACCGAGGGCTACACCAAGAAGCTGGAGATCCACGGTACGGGTTACCGCGTGACCGCCAAGGGCTCGGACCTGGAGTTCGCCCTCGGTTACAGCCACCCGATCCTGGTCAAGGCCCCTGAGGGCATCCAGTTCGCGGTGGAGAACCCCACCCGGTTCTCCGTCTCGGGTATCGACAAGCAGCTCGTCGGCGAGGTCTCGGCCAACATCCGCAAGCTGCGCAAGCCCGACCCGTACAAGGCGAAGGGTGTCCGCTACGAAGGCGAGCACATCCGCCGCAAGGTCGGAAAGGCTGGTAAGTAG
- the rplR gene encoding 50S ribosomal protein L18, whose translation MAKIVKRSTTKSAARGRRHLRVRKRISGTTARPRLVVSRSSRHVFVQVVDDTVGKTLASASTMEADLRSFEGDKTAKAKRVGELLAERAKANGVVSVVFDRGGNRYAGRVAAIADGAREGGLTL comes from the coding sequence ATGGCAAAGATCGTCAAGCGTTCTACGACGAAGTCGGCTGCGCGCGGTCGCCGTCACCTGCGGGTGCGCAAGCGCATCAGCGGCACCACGGCGCGTCCGCGTCTGGTCGTCTCGCGCTCGAGCCGCCACGTGTTCGTGCAGGTCGTCGACGACACCGTGGGCAAGACCCTGGCGTCGGCGTCGACCATGGAGGCCGACCTGCGCTCCTTCGAGGGCGACAAGACCGCCAAGGCCAAGCGTGTCGGCGAGCTGCTCGCCGAGCGCGCCAAGGCAAACGGAGTCGTCTCCGTCGTTTTTGATCGTGGTGGCAACCGGTACGCCGGTCGCGTCGCCGCGATCGCGGACGGCGCCCGTGAGGGCGGGCTGACCCTGTGA
- the rpsE gene encoding 30S ribosomal protein S5 yields MAGPQRRGAAGSTSGGNDNSNSNDRRGGRGGRDGGRDNRRGGDDRNQYVERVVTINRVAKVVQGGRRFSFTALVVVGDGDGTVGVGYGKAKEVPAAIAKGVEEAKKNFFRVPRIQGTIPHPIQGEAAAGVVLLRPASPGTGVIAGGPVRAVLECAGIHDVLSKSLGSDNAINIVHATVEALRGLERPEAVAARRGLPLDQVAPAAMQHAMAASAAAASKPGTGE; encoded by the coding sequence ATGGCTGGACCCCAGCGTCGAGGCGCCGCTGGTTCGACCAGCGGAGGCAACGACAACAGCAACAGCAACGACCGTCGCGGTGGCCGCGGCGGGCGTGATGGTGGCCGCGACAACCGTCGCGGCGGCGACGACCGCAACCAGTACGTCGAGCGCGTCGTCACCATCAACCGTGTCGCCAAGGTCGTCCAGGGTGGACGTCGCTTCAGCTTCACCGCCCTGGTCGTCGTCGGTGACGGCGACGGCACGGTCGGTGTCGGCTACGGCAAGGCCAAGGAGGTGCCCGCGGCGATCGCCAAGGGTGTCGAGGAGGCGAAGAAGAACTTCTTCCGCGTCCCGCGCATCCAGGGCACCATCCCGCACCCCATCCAGGGTGAGGCTGCTGCCGGCGTCGTCCTGCTCCGTCCGGCTTCGCCCGGTACCGGTGTGATCGCCGGTGGTCCGGTGCGCGCCGTCCTGGAGTGCGCCGGCATCCACGACGTGCTGTCCAAGTCGCTCGGCTCGGACAACGCGATCAACATCGTTCACGCGACGGTCGAGGCCCTGCGCGGTCTCGAGCGTCCGGAGGCTGTCGCGGCTCGCCGCGGTCTGCCGCTGGACCAGGTGGCGCCGGCTGCGATGCAGCACGCGATGGCCGCGTCCGCTGCTGCCGCGTCCAAGCCGGGGACGGGGGAGTGA
- the rpmD gene encoding 50S ribosomal protein L30, which yields MANLKVTQIRSEIGGKPKHRETLRSLGLKRIGDTVVKEDRPEFRGMVRHVAHLVTVEEVD from the coding sequence ATGGCGAACCTCAAGGTGACCCAGATCCGTTCCGAGATCGGTGGCAAGCCGAAGCACCGCGAGACCCTGCGTTCGCTCGGTCTCAAGCGCATCGGCGACACCGTCGTCAAGGAGGACCGCCCGGAGTTCCGTGGCATGGTCCGTCACGTCGCCCACCTGGTGACGGTGGAGGAGGTTGACTGA
- the rplO gene encoding 50S ribosomal protein L15 produces the protein MADTNEPKSHALKVHHLRPAPGAKTAKTRVGRGEASKGKTAGRGTKGTKARYQVPESFEGGQTPLHMRLPKLRGFKNPAKIQYQVVNLDKISSLFPEGGDVTVDALVAKGAVRKGQPVKVLGTGEISVKVNVTATKFSDSAKEKIEAAGGSVTAE, from the coding sequence ATGGCTGACACCAACGAGCCGAAGTCGCACGCCCTGAAGGTGCACCACCTGCGTCCGGCCCCCGGAGCCAAGACCGCCAAGACCCGTGTGGGTCGCGGTGAGGCCTCCAAGGGCAAGACTGCTGGTCGCGGTACCAAGGGTACGAAGGCGCGCTACCAGGTTCCGGAGAGCTTCGAGGGTGGTCAGACGCCGCTGCACATGCGTCTGCCCAAGCTCCGTGGCTTCAAGAACCCGGCCAAGATCCAGTACCAGGTGGTCAACCTGGACAAGATCTCCAGCCTGTTCCCCGAGGGTGGCGACGTGACCGTCGACGCTCTCGTGGCCAAGGGTGCGGTCCGCAAGGGCCAGCCGGTCAAGGTGCTCGGCACCGGCGAGATCTCCGTCAAGGTCAACGTGACCGCGACGAAGTTCTCGGACTCGGCCAAGGAGAAGATCGAGGCTGCGGGCGGTTCCGTCACCGCTGAGTGA
- the secY gene encoding preprotein translocase subunit SecY, which produces MLTAFGRAFTTPDLRKKLLFTLAIMAIFRLGSHVPTPGISYELVQQCQKAAGPQGSLLGLANLFSGGALLQLSIFALGIMPYITASIIVQLLTVVIPRFEQLKKEGQAGQTKMTQYTRYLTIGLAILQSSTLITTARNPSTLLGGSAATCPTIMNDESIPTLLIMVLTLTAGTGLVMWLGEQVTERGVGNGMSLLILTSIAASVPGSVWAIHNQGWGKFFLVLVMGLVIITAVVFVENAQRRIPVQYAKRMIGRRSYGGTSTYIPLKVNMANVIPLIFASSLLSLPVLLATFNQPDKPGEAPAGWVEWVMNNLSKGDHPFYMLLFTVLILFFTFFYVSITYQPDEVADNLKQAGSFIPGVRAGKATAQYLGYVLTRITVVGAIYLSILALIPLIALAMVGADQNFPFGGASIIILVGVGLETVKQIDSKLQQHHYEGFLR; this is translated from the coding sequence GTGCTCACCGCCTTCGGCCGCGCGTTCACCACGCCGGACCTGCGCAAGAAGCTGCTGTTCACGTTGGCGATCATGGCGATCTTCCGCCTTGGCTCCCACGTCCCGACACCGGGCATCAGCTACGAGCTGGTCCAGCAGTGTCAGAAGGCCGCCGGCCCGCAGGGCAGCCTGCTCGGCCTGGCCAACCTGTTCTCCGGTGGCGCGCTGCTGCAGCTGTCGATCTTCGCGCTGGGGATCATGCCGTACATCACGGCCAGCATCATCGTGCAGCTGCTCACCGTGGTCATCCCTCGGTTCGAGCAGCTCAAGAAGGAGGGGCAGGCCGGCCAGACCAAGATGACGCAGTACACGCGTTATCTGACGATCGGCCTGGCGATCCTGCAGTCCTCGACGCTGATCACGACGGCGCGCAACCCCTCCACCCTGCTGGGTGGCTCGGCGGCGACCTGCCCCACGATCATGAACGACGAGAGCATCCCGACGCTGCTCATCATGGTGCTCACCCTGACCGCCGGCACCGGCCTGGTCATGTGGCTCGGTGAGCAGGTCACCGAGCGCGGCGTCGGCAACGGCATGTCGCTGCTCATCCTGACCTCGATCGCCGCGAGCGTCCCCGGCTCGGTGTGGGCGATCCACAACCAGGGCTGGGGCAAGTTCTTCCTCGTCCTGGTCATGGGCCTGGTCATCATCACCGCGGTGGTCTTCGTCGAGAACGCCCAGCGCCGCATCCCGGTGCAGTACGCCAAGCGGATGATCGGCCGGCGTTCCTACGGCGGCACGAGCACGTACATCCCGCTCAAGGTCAACATGGCCAACGTGATCCCGCTGATCTTCGCCAGCTCGCTGCTGTCGCTGCCGGTGCTGCTCGCGACGTTCAACCAGCCCGACAAGCCCGGCGAGGCGCCGGCCGGCTGGGTCGAGTGGGTCATGAACAACCTGTCCAAGGGTGACCACCCGTTCTACATGCTCCTGTTCACCGTGCTGATCCTGTTCTTCACGTTCTTCTACGTGTCGATCACCTACCAGCCCGATGAGGTGGCCGACAACCTCAAGCAGGCCGGCAGCTTCATCCCGGGTGTCCGCGCAGGCAAGGCGACCGCCCAGTACCTCGGCTACGTGCTGACGCGCATCACCGTCGTCGGCGCGATCTACCTGTCGATCCTGGCCCTCATCCCGCTGATCGCCCTGGCGATGGTGGGCGCCGACCAGAACTTCCCGTTCGGTGGAGCGTCGATCATCATCCTCGTGGGTGTCGGCCTCGAGACGGTCAAGCAGATCGACTCCAAGCTCCAGCAGCACCACTACGAAGGGTTCCTCCGCTGA
- a CDS encoding adenylate kinase — protein sequence MRLIILGPPGAGKGTQAQRLTEARGIPHISTGDIFRANIKNETPLGLQVKGILDAGGYVTDEITNEIVKDRLAQADAQEGFLLDGYPRTMPQVAALDEMLAAEGHSIDAVLQLTVDDEELVQRLLKRAQTSGRADDTEDVIRERQDIYNRETAPLAATYKERGLLVEIDGMGDVDEVAGRVTEVLDGLSAHAG from the coding sequence ATGCGTCTGATCATCCTTGGTCCTCCCGGAGCTGGAAAGGGCACGCAGGCGCAGCGCCTGACCGAGGCCCGCGGCATCCCGCACATCTCCACCGGCGACATCTTCCGCGCCAACATCAAGAACGAGACGCCTCTCGGCCTGCAGGTCAAGGGCATCCTCGACGCGGGTGGCTACGTCACCGACGAGATCACCAACGAGATCGTCAAGGACCGGCTCGCGCAGGCCGACGCGCAGGAGGGCTTCCTGCTGGACGGCTACCCGCGCACGATGCCGCAGGTGGCCGCGCTCGACGAGATGCTCGCGGCCGAGGGCCACAGCATCGACGCCGTCCTGCAACTCACGGTCGACGACGAAGAGCTCGTGCAGCGCCTCCTGAAGCGTGCCCAGACCTCAGGTCGCGCGGACGACACCGAGGACGTCATCCGCGAGCGCCAGGACATCTACAACCGTGAGACCGCACCGCTCGCGGCGACCTACAAGGAGCGCGGCCTGCTCGTCGAGATCGACGGCATGGGCGATGTCGACGAGGTCGCCGGCCGTGTGACCGAGGTCCTCGACGGACTGTCGGCGCACGCCGGCTGA
- the map gene encoding type I methionyl aminopeptidase, translating into MFGRSSKMPAKTPDQVRSMRRAGLVVGETLAELVDAAREGLTTGELDTVAEAAIRGRGATPSFLGYQGFPGSICVSVNDEIVHGIPGDRVLQEGDLVSIDCGAIVDGWHGDAAVTVVVGGDAAARPEDLDLSAATRRSMWEGIRALVPGSRLYDVGGAVEDSIAASARDLGRTLSIVDGYTGHGIGTEMHQDPHVFNERVREKGPTVTVGTTVAIEPMVTLGTHESHELDDEWTVVTDDGSRACHWEHTVAVTDGGLWVLTALDGGEADLGDRYAPLDLGTSRGPR; encoded by the coding sequence ATGTTCGGCCGCAGCAGCAAGATGCCGGCCAAGACTCCGGACCAGGTCCGCTCGATGCGTCGAGCGGGCCTGGTCGTCGGTGAGACCCTGGCCGAGCTGGTCGACGCCGCGCGTGAGGGTCTGACCACCGGTGAGCTCGACACCGTCGCCGAGGCGGCGATCCGCGGGCGCGGTGCGACGCCGAGCTTCCTTGGCTATCAAGGGTTTCCGGGCTCCATCTGCGTCAGCGTCAACGACGAGATCGTCCACGGGATCCCCGGCGACCGGGTGCTCCAGGAGGGTGACCTGGTGTCCATCGACTGCGGAGCCATCGTCGACGGCTGGCACGGCGATGCCGCAGTCACCGTCGTCGTCGGCGGAGACGCCGCGGCGCGTCCGGAGGACCTCGACCTGAGTGCCGCCACGAGGCGTTCGATGTGGGAGGGCATCAGGGCCCTCGTCCCGGGCAGCCGTCTGTACGACGTGGGCGGGGCCGTCGAGGACAGCATCGCCGCATCGGCACGAGACCTGGGTCGCACGCTGTCGATCGTCGACGGCTACACCGGCCACGGCATCGGCACCGAGATGCACCAGGACCCGCACGTGTTCAACGAGCGCGTGCGTGAGAAGGGCCCGACCGTCACGGTCGGCACCACGGTGGCGATCGAGCCCATGGTGACCCTCGGCACTCACGAGTCGCACGAGCTCGACGACGAGTGGACCGTCGTCACGGACGACGGCTCGCGCGCGTGCCACTGGGAGCACACCGTCGCTGTGACCGACGGCGGGCTGTGGGTCCTCACCGCGCTCGACGGGGGAGAGGCCGACCTCGGTGACCGCTACGCACCCCTGGATTTGGGGACTTCTCGGGGTCCGCGGTAG
- the infA gene encoding translation initiation factor IF-1, which translates to MAKKDGVIEIEGTIVEALPNAMFRVELTNGHKVLAHISGKMRQHYIRILPEDRVVVELSPYDLTRGRIVFRYR; encoded by the coding sequence ATGGCCAAGAAGGACGGTGTCATCGAGATTGAGGGCACGATCGTCGAGGCTCTCCCGAACGCAATGTTCCGGGTGGAGCTGACCAACGGTCACAAGGTGCTCGCCCACATCTCAGGGAAGATGCGTCAGCACTACATCCGGATCCTCCCCGAGGACCGGGTTGTCGTCGAGCTCAGCCCGTATGACCTGACCCGCGGCCGCATCGTCTTCCGCTACCGCTGA
- the rpmJ gene encoding 50S ribosomal protein L36, whose protein sequence is MKVQPSVKKICDKCKVIRRNGRVMVICDNLRHKQRQG, encoded by the coding sequence ATGAAGGTCCAGCCGAGCGTCAAGAAGATCTGCGACAAGTGCAAGGTGATCCGCCGCAACGGTCGGGTCATGGTGATCTGCGACAACCTGCGCCACAAGCAGCGCCAGGGCTGA